A section of the Macadamia integrifolia cultivar HAES 741 chromosome 9, SCU_Mint_v3, whole genome shotgun sequence genome encodes:
- the LOC122088810 gene encoding probable E3 ubiquitin-protein ligase RNF217 — protein MGNTQQSKRETHPENSKEKEEDSSFTCEICIEPMSQSKRFKNKKRCTHPFCFDCIAKYIEVKVEDHITEVKCPGFNCEKLLDPLSCCPILSPQVFEKWCDVLCNAAILSFDKVYCPFNHCSTLILNECKDDNEKTECPNCKNLFCFKCKSPWHEGFQCSENGELKDTNDILFAKLAERKKWKRCPSCNHAVELLSGCPDVKCRCGTRFCYICGGKCSNHLRWCERNVNSIRLRTIIFLIFILVLTSIAVPFLLGKLRYS, from the exons ATGGGTAATACACagcaaagcaagagagagaCTCATCCTGAGaattccaaagaaaaagaagaggattcAAGCTTTACTTGTGAGATATGCATAGAGCCCATGTCACAAAGCAAGAgattcaagaacaagaagaggtGTACCCATCCATTCTGCTTCGATTGTATTGCTAAATACATTGAAGTTAAGGTTGAAGATCATATAACAGAGGTGAAATGCCCTGGCTTTAACTGTGAGAAGTTACTAGACCCTCTTTCTTGCTGTCCCATTCTCTCCCCACAGGTGTTTGAGAAATGGTGTGATGTGCTATGTAATGCAGCTATTCTAAGCTTTGACAAAGTATACTGTCCTTTCAATCACTGCTCCACATTGATCCTGAATGAATGCAAGGAcgataatgaaaaaacagaatGCCCCAACTGCAAGAACTTGTTTTGTTTTAAATGCAAGTCTCCATGGCATGAAGGTTTCCAATGCAGTGAAAATGGGGAACTAAAAGACACAAATGATATCCTCTTTGCCAAGCTTGCTGAGAGGAAGAAGTGGAAAAGATGTCCAAGCTGCAATCATGCTGTGGAACTACTTTCAGGATGCCCAGATGTTAAATGCAG ATGTGGTACAagattttgttatatttgtggAGGGAAGTGCTCTAACCATTTACGTTGGTGCGAGAGAAATGTGAACAGCATTCGTCTGCGTACAATTATTTTCCTTATCTTCATCCTTGTCCTTACTTCAATTGCTGTGCCATTTCTACTGGGAAAATTAAGGTACTCATAG